Proteins encoded in a region of the Panthera tigris isolate Pti1 chromosome B2, P.tigris_Pti1_mat1.1, whole genome shotgun sequence genome:
- the LOC122238523 gene encoding histone H4, whose amino-acid sequence MSGRGKGGKGLGKGGAKRHRKVLRDNIQGITKPAIRRLARRGGVKRISGLIYEETRGVLKVFLENVIRDAVTYTEHAKRKTVTAMDVVYALKRQGRTLYGFGG is encoded by the coding sequence ATGTCTGGCCGCGGCAAAGGGGGGAAGGGCCTGGGCAAGGGGGGCGCGAAGCGCCACCGCAAGGTGCTGCGCGACAACATCCAGGGCATCACGAAGCCCGCCATCCGGCGGCTGGCCCGGCGCGGCGGCGTGAAGCGCATCTCCGGCCTCATCTACGAGGAGACCCGCGGGGTGCTCAAGGTGTTCCTGGAGAACGTGATCCGGGACGCCGTCACCTACACGGAGCACGCCAAGCGCAAGACGGTCACGGCCATGGACGTGGTGTACGCGCTCAAGCGCCAGGGCCGCACCCTCTACGGCTTTGGGGGCTAA